From one Pontibacillus sp. HMF3514 genomic stretch:
- a CDS encoding LysR family transcriptional regulator, whose product MELKQLHYFMEVAKREHISEAAADLHVAQSAISRQIANLESELGVDLFVREGRNIKLTPIGRIFFDHTKTAMKAIEHATKQVEEYLDPDRGQIRIGFPTSLANHSLPTVISSFKTQHPNVDFHLRQGSYQYLIDSVKKRDIDLAFLGPVPREDPEIDSHILFTENISVLIPDDHPLAERDRLLLSDLKNDSFVLFPEGYILRDIAMDACKQAGFTPNVSSEGVDLDAIKGLVSAGMGVTLLPDSTFYSSTPRFTVKLPIQVPEVKRTVGIISPKNRELAPSEKVFYEFVKDFFARLQSYQ is encoded by the coding sequence GTGGAGTTAAAACAACTACATTATTTTATGGAAGTAGCCAAAAGAGAGCACATTTCAGAAGCAGCAGCTGATCTTCACGTCGCCCAATCTGCCATCAGTCGGCAAATCGCTAACCTTGAGTCAGAGCTTGGAGTCGACCTTTTTGTAAGAGAAGGAAGAAATATTAAGTTAACGCCAATCGGAAGAATCTTCTTTGACCATACCAAGACAGCAATGAAAGCAATAGAGCATGCCACAAAACAAGTGGAAGAATATTTGGATCCAGATCGTGGACAAATCCGTATTGGGTTCCCTACAAGTCTAGCCAATCATTCACTTCCAACGGTTATTTCATCCTTTAAAACACAACACCCAAATGTGGATTTCCATCTACGTCAAGGTTCTTATCAATATTTAATCGATTCTGTAAAAAAACGCGATATTGATTTAGCCTTCCTAGGACCGGTACCAAGAGAAGATCCTGAAATTGATAGTCATATTTTATTTACCGAAAACATTTCGGTACTCATTCCGGATGACCACCCATTAGCTGAGAGGGATCGATTGCTTTTAAGTGATTTAAAGAATGATTCGTTTGTTCTTTTTCCGGAAGGATACATTTTACGTGATATTGCTATGGATGCTTGTAAGCAAGCCGGGTTTACTCCAAACGTTTCATCTGAGGGCGTTGATTTAGATGCCATTAAGGGGCTGGTTTCTGCAGGGATGGGAGTAACGTTATTACCCGATAGTACATTTTACAGTTCTACACCTCGTTTCACGGTCAAGCTCCCTATTCAAGTTCCGGAAGTAAAGCGAACAGTCGGGATTATATCGCCAAAGAACAGGGAATTGGCTCCTTCTGAAAAAGTGTTCTATGAGTTTGTTAAAGACTTTTTCGCTAGGTTACAGA